The following proteins come from a genomic window of Trifolium pratense cultivar HEN17-A07 linkage group LG4, ARS_RC_1.1, whole genome shotgun sequence:
- the LOC123881886 gene encoding protein S-acyltransferase 24 isoform X2 — MNGYQTTHVAAQYGQTAYLYHVVSKWNADPDVPDNDGRSPLHWAAYKGFADSIRLLLFLDAHRGRQDKEGCTPLHWAAIRGNLEACTVLVQAGKREDLTMTDNTGLTPAQLASDKNHRQVAFFLGNARRLLDKRFDNNSRLGKISKLGLAPVLWCIIFVLLVTYIHSVILATNMPKLTAASGLFAWFGVLLATVGLVMFYRCSSKDPGYIGVSDDTQNMKDDEPLLKIEINNPALLAGNWSQLCATCKIVRPLRAKHCSTCDRCVEQFDHHCPWVSNCIGKKNKWDFFAFLILEVSAMLVTGGVCLARVLTDPLAPSSFGTWVNYVGKNHIGAISFLIADFFLFFGVFALTVVQASQISRNITTNEMANIMRYSYLRGPGGRFRNPYDHGIKKNCSDFLINGYNEDVEYIEESGNSEEGVGMTHMARNSNGTNGDSHSHSDYPKGNGNGHVVINVNSNSTNSKTHHGQNSNGHVHSSHCSHSNQGKTRNESIPVGLGLGLGRNTRSVPVSSSS; from the exons ATGAATGGGTATCAG ACAACACACGTTGCTGCTCAATATGGTCAGACAGCTTATCTTTACCATGTCGTCTCAAAATGGAATGCTGACCCTGATGTTCCTGATAATGATGGAAGAAGCCCCTTGCATTG GGCTGCTTACAAAGGTTTTGCTGATTCTATACGTCTTCTTTTATTTCTTGATGCACATCGGGGTCGTCAGGATAAAGAGG GTTGCACTCCTCTTCATTGGGCTGCTATTCGGGGTAACTTGGAGGCCTGTACCGTGTTAGTACAGGCTGGCAAAAGGGAAGACCTGACCATGACCGATAATACTGGCCTTACACCTGCACAGCTTGCTTCTGATAAGAATCACAGACAAGTTGCTTTTTTCCTT GGAAATGCCCGAAGGCTGCTTGATAAACGTTTTGACAATAACAGCCGCCTTGGAAAGATATCTAAATTAGGACTTGCTCCTGTACTTTGGTGCATAATTTTTGTGCTATTGGTCACCTATATTCATTCGGTCATCTTGG caACAAATATGCCAAAGCTGACAGCTGCAAGTGGCCTTTTTGCATGGTTTGGAGTGTTACTTGCTACTGTTGGATTGGTGATGTTTTATAGGTGTAGCAG CAAGGATCCAGGTTATATCGGAGTGAGTGATGACACTCAGAATATGAAAGATGAT GAGCCTCTTTTGAAGATTGAGATAAATAATCCTGCTTTGCTAGCTGGAAATTGGTCCCAGCTTTGTGCAACATGCAAG ATTGTCAGGCCTCTTCGTGCAAAACATTGTTCTACATGTGATCGTTGTGTGGAACAATTTGACCATCATTGTCCCTGGGTGTCCAATTGCATTGGCAAG AAGAACAAATGGGATTTCTTTGCTTTTCTTATTCTCGAAGTTTCAGCAATGTTGGTTACTGGTGGAGTTTGTCTTGCAA GAGTACTAACTGATCCACTGGCTCCTTCTTCGTTTGGGACATGGGTTAATTATGTTGGCAAAAATCACATTGGTGCAATATCATTTCTAATTGCTgattttttcctcttcttcgGAGTGTTTGCTTTGACAGTTGTTCAGGCTAGTCAG ATATCGCGCAATATTACAACAAACGAAATGGCAAATATAATGCGGTATAGCTACCTCAGAGGTCCAGGTGGTAGATTCAGAAACCCATATGATCATGGTATCAAGAAAAACTGTTCTGATTTCTTGATCAACGGGTACAATGAAGATGTGGAGTATATCGAAGAATCAGGTAACTCAGAGGAGGGTGTAGGAATGACACACATGGCAAGGAACTCAAACGGAACAAATGGAGACTCGCATTCTCATTCCGATTATCCCAAGGGCAACGGAAATGGTCATGTTGTTATTAACGTGAATTCAAACAGTACCAACTCAAAAACACATCATGGTCAAAATAGTAATGGTCATGTTCATTCTTCGCATTGTAGTCATAGTAACCAAGGCAAAACAAGAAATGAAAGCATTCCTGTGGGCTTAGGTCTTGGCCTCGGACGAAACACTAGATCTGTTCCAGTTTCATCCTCATCATGA
- the LOC123881886 gene encoding protein S-acyltransferase 24 isoform X1 has translation MSSEIEVVEEVQSRRDQQSTPSSSDGVEVSEDSLRNDVYTAAAYGDLEKLHRLVELEGFLVTEPDGLGYYALQWAALNNRTAAAQYIIEHGGDVNATDHTGQTALHWSAVRGAIQVAELLLQEGARVNSADMNGYQTTHVAAQYGQTAYLYHVVSKWNADPDVPDNDGRSPLHWAAYKGFADSIRLLLFLDAHRGRQDKEGCTPLHWAAIRGNLEACTVLVQAGKREDLTMTDNTGLTPAQLASDKNHRQVAFFLGNARRLLDKRFDNNSRLGKISKLGLAPVLWCIIFVLLVTYIHSVILATNMPKLTAASGLFAWFGVLLATVGLVMFYRCSSKDPGYIGVSDDTQNMKDDEPLLKIEINNPALLAGNWSQLCATCKIVRPLRAKHCSTCDRCVEQFDHHCPWVSNCIGKKNKWDFFAFLILEVSAMLVTGGVCLARVLTDPLAPSSFGTWVNYVGKNHIGAISFLIADFFLFFGVFALTVVQASQISRNITTNEMANIMRYSYLRGPGGRFRNPYDHGIKKNCSDFLINGYNEDVEYIEESGNSEEGVGMTHMARNSNGTNGDSHSHSDYPKGNGNGHVVINVNSNSTNSKTHHGQNSNGHVHSSHCSHSNQGKTRNESIPVGLGLGLGRNTRSVPVSSSS, from the exons atgtcatctgaGATCGAGGTTGTCGAGGAGGTTCAATCTCGCCGCGATCAACAATCCACACCGTCATCTTCCGACGGTGTTGAAGTTTCCGAAGATAGCCTCCGGAACGACGTTTATACTGCGGCTGCTTATGGGGATTTGGAGAAGCTACATAGATTGGTGGAGCTTGAGGGCTTTCTCGTTACCGAACCTGATGGTTTGGGTTACTACGCTCTTCAGTGGGCTGCTCTCAATAATCGCACTGCCGCTGCTCAGTACATCATTGAG CATGGTGGAGATGTAAATGCAACAGATCATACTGGCCAGACAGCCTTGCATTGGAGTGCGGTACGGGGTGCTATTCAAGTTGCAGAGCTTTTACTACAAGAGGGTGCTCGAGTGAATTCTGCCGACATGAATGGGTATCAG ACAACACACGTTGCTGCTCAATATGGTCAGACAGCTTATCTTTACCATGTCGTCTCAAAATGGAATGCTGACCCTGATGTTCCTGATAATGATGGAAGAAGCCCCTTGCATTG GGCTGCTTACAAAGGTTTTGCTGATTCTATACGTCTTCTTTTATTTCTTGATGCACATCGGGGTCGTCAGGATAAAGAGG GTTGCACTCCTCTTCATTGGGCTGCTATTCGGGGTAACTTGGAGGCCTGTACCGTGTTAGTACAGGCTGGCAAAAGGGAAGACCTGACCATGACCGATAATACTGGCCTTACACCTGCACAGCTTGCTTCTGATAAGAATCACAGACAAGTTGCTTTTTTCCTT GGAAATGCCCGAAGGCTGCTTGATAAACGTTTTGACAATAACAGCCGCCTTGGAAAGATATCTAAATTAGGACTTGCTCCTGTACTTTGGTGCATAATTTTTGTGCTATTGGTCACCTATATTCATTCGGTCATCTTGG caACAAATATGCCAAAGCTGACAGCTGCAAGTGGCCTTTTTGCATGGTTTGGAGTGTTACTTGCTACTGTTGGATTGGTGATGTTTTATAGGTGTAGCAG CAAGGATCCAGGTTATATCGGAGTGAGTGATGACACTCAGAATATGAAAGATGAT GAGCCTCTTTTGAAGATTGAGATAAATAATCCTGCTTTGCTAGCTGGAAATTGGTCCCAGCTTTGTGCAACATGCAAG ATTGTCAGGCCTCTTCGTGCAAAACATTGTTCTACATGTGATCGTTGTGTGGAACAATTTGACCATCATTGTCCCTGGGTGTCCAATTGCATTGGCAAG AAGAACAAATGGGATTTCTTTGCTTTTCTTATTCTCGAAGTTTCAGCAATGTTGGTTACTGGTGGAGTTTGTCTTGCAA GAGTACTAACTGATCCACTGGCTCCTTCTTCGTTTGGGACATGGGTTAATTATGTTGGCAAAAATCACATTGGTGCAATATCATTTCTAATTGCTgattttttcctcttcttcgGAGTGTTTGCTTTGACAGTTGTTCAGGCTAGTCAG ATATCGCGCAATATTACAACAAACGAAATGGCAAATATAATGCGGTATAGCTACCTCAGAGGTCCAGGTGGTAGATTCAGAAACCCATATGATCATGGTATCAAGAAAAACTGTTCTGATTTCTTGATCAACGGGTACAATGAAGATGTGGAGTATATCGAAGAATCAGGTAACTCAGAGGAGGGTGTAGGAATGACACACATGGCAAGGAACTCAAACGGAACAAATGGAGACTCGCATTCTCATTCCGATTATCCCAAGGGCAACGGAAATGGTCATGTTGTTATTAACGTGAATTCAAACAGTACCAACTCAAAAACACATCATGGTCAAAATAGTAATGGTCATGTTCATTCTTCGCATTGTAGTCATAGTAACCAAGGCAAAACAAGAAATGAAAGCATTCCTGTGGGCTTAGGTCTTGGCCTCGGACGAAACACTAGATCTGTTCCAGTTTCATCCTCATCATGA